A single region of the Cucumis melo cultivar AY chromosome 3, USDA_Cmelo_AY_1.0, whole genome shotgun sequence genome encodes:
- the LOC103488673 gene encoding tetrapyrrole-binding protein, chloroplastic produces the protein MAASHSLPSLRPSLRHPHRPNLSPTSFSSSSTLFLKPASTAAVTTTTTAATSSLSAAAAGSFSLSSDTSSAISFDELDRLLAAKDFRKADEETRRLLIALAGDGALKRGYVYFSEVQFIAAEDLKAIDDLWQKHSDGKFGYSVQKRIFEKVNKDFTKLFMKLGWMKKLDTEIEQYNYRAFPTEFIWELTEETPEGHLPLTNALRGIQLMSNILNHPAFEEDAIEEKGEEKFAGDENGGLKKGLKSITERLFKRDYSF, from the coding sequence aTGGCAGCTTCCCACTCTCTCCCATCTCTCCGCCCCTCTCTCCGCCACCCTCACCGCCCTAACCTCTCTCCCACCTCCTTCTCCTCTTCCTCCACTCTCTTCCTCAAACCAGCTTCCACCGCCGCCGTCACCACCACCACTACCGCCGCCACTTCCTCTCTCTCCGCCGCAGCTGCCGGCTCCTTCTCTCTCTCCTCAGACACCTCCTCCGCCATCTCTTTCGACGAGCTCGACCGCCTCCTAGCCGCCAAAGACTTCCGGAAAGCCGACGAGGAGACCCGCCGGCTTCTGATCGCCCTTGCCGGCGACGGCGCCCTGAAAAGAGGGTACGTCTATTTCTCTGAAGTTCAATTCATTGCCGCCGAGGATCTGAAAGCCATTGACGATTTGTGGCAGAAACACAGCGATGGGAAATTTGGGTACAGCGTACAGAAACGGATTTTCGAGAAAGTGAACAAAGATTTCACGAAATTGTTTATGAAACTTGGGTGGATGAAGAAGCTGGATACTGAAATTGAGCAGTACAATTACAGAGCATTTCCGACGGAGTTTATTTGGGAGCTGACGGAGGAGACGCCTGAAGGGCATCTGCCATTGACTAATGCTTTGAGAGGGATACAGTTAATGAGCAATATTTTGAACCATCCGGCGTTTGAGGAGGACGCCATTGAAGAGAAAGGTGAAGAAAAATTTGCAGGGGATGAAAATGGAGGATTGAAGAAAGGATTGAAATCGATTACTGAGAGGCTTTTCAAAAGGGATTATAGCTTTTGA
- the LOC103488672 gene encoding uncharacterized protein LOC103488672, whose amino-acid sequence MSINQNHLLRLVLSCRKITAQVTNPATSSIIAMASSSEQEFVAYYRSKLHRFPRSNNFWDSKVASRVGVKLGHRLKEIGVSDVRIDLAEELSRPIYYRKMVLPLFDSVQRSGIAVDGVEKLGKGSI is encoded by the coding sequence ATGTCCATTAACCAAAACCACCTCCTCCGCCTTGTTCTTTCCTGCCGGAAAATCACCGCCCAGGTCACCAATCCAGCCACCTCCTCCATCATCGCCATGGCTTCTTCCTCCGAGCAGGAATTCGTCGCCTATTACCGCTCCAAACTCCACCGCTTTCCTCGATCCAACAATTTCTGGGATTCCAAAGTCGCCTCTCGCGTCGGCGTAAAGCTTGGCCACCGTTTGAAGGAGATCGGCGTCTCCGATGTTCGGATTGATCTCGCTGAAGAGCTCTCCCGCCCTATTTACTACCGGAAGATGGTTCTGCCGCTCTTCGATTCTGTTCAGCGCTCCGGCATCGCCGTTGATGGGGTTGAGAAGCTTGGAAAAGGTTCGATCTAG